The Chthoniobacterales bacterium sequence ACGCCTGCTCGATCACATCCAGCAGGGCAGCATCGACCTTTCCAGCATCGAGATTCTCGTCCTCGACGAGGTCGATCGGATGCTCGACATGGGCTTCCTGCCCGACGTGCGGAAAATCATCGAGCACTGTCCGAAACAGCGACAGACATTGTTCTTTTCCGCCACCCTGCCGCCCGAGATCGAGCGCCTCACCACTTGGGTGCTGAAAGACCCCGAAGTCATCGAAATCGGCGTCCGCCAGTCTGTAGCCGACACCATTTCGCATGCGTTTTATCCCGTCGCATCGGATCAAAAATACGACCTACTCTCCGCGCTCCTCGCCAAGACGAACTACGACAGCGTCCTCATTTTTTCGCGCACCAAACACGGCGCTGATTCGATTGCAAGTCGATTGAAAGCCGAGAAACATTCCGTCGCGGTGCTCCATGCGAATCGCACTCAAAACGAACGCATTGAGGCGCTTGAGGGTTTCAAATCCGGCAAATACGAAGTCATGGTCGCCACCGACATCGCCGCGCGCGGCATCGACATCGCAGGCGTCAGCCACGTGGTGAACTACGACATTCCGCAACACCCCGAGGACTACGTGCACCGCATCGGACGCACCGGCCGCGCCGAGCGGGTGGGCGACGCGTTCACTTTGGTTTGCGCTGAGGAAGTCAGCGCCATGCAAGACATCGAGCGGTTCATTGGCAAGAAAGTCGCCCGACTCAAGCTCGAGGGTTTTCCCTACCTTTACACCGCGCTTTTCGACGAAGCTCGCAACAGCAGCCGCACCGCCGTCAAAGGCGTGCGCACAGGCAAAGGCATGTCCTTCGGACGCCACGGCAAACGTTAAAAACCGCAGCGCGGTTCGGGACATGAGGCGTTTACGCGGTCCGGGAAAGGCGCAAATACCTGCCGAAGTGGTTGGAACGTCTGCCGAAGTGGCCGGAACGTCTGCCGAAGCCCTTGGAATGCCTGCCGAAGGGTCCGTTTTTTCTGTCTACGCGGTTGGTGGCTGGCAAATCGGGCACCAGCGGGTGGTGCGGCCGCCGACGGTGGCGGTCGAGAGCGGCGTGCC is a genomic window containing:
- a CDS encoding DEAD/DEAH box helicase, whose translation is MSFSDLGLSEAVVHGVQSMGYVDPTPIQLRAIPVVLQGRDLIGSAQTGTGKTAAFALPILTKLASHQRAPRCLVLEPTRELALQVETAFRDYARFSELRVTSIYGGVGYGKQREDLTAGVDTLIATPGRLLDHIQQGSIDLSSIEILVLDEVDRMLDMGFLPDVRKIIEHCPKQRQTLFFSATLPPEIERLTTWVLKDPEVIEIGVRQSVADTISHAFYPVASDQKYDLLSALLAKTNYDSVLIFSRTKHGADSIASRLKAEKHSVAVLHANRTQNERIEALEGFKSGKYEVMVATDIAARGIDIAGVSHVVNYDIPQHPEDYVHRIGRTGRAERVGDAFTLVCAEEVSAMQDIERFIGKKVARLKLEGFPYLYTALFDEARNSSRTAVKGVRTGKGMSFGRHGKR